Sequence from the Muntiacus reevesi chromosome 9, mMunRee1.1, whole genome shotgun sequence genome:
atttattctatttggaaaatgaattattttgttttcagcttttttatgctgcttctctctctctctctctctttttgaatCTGTGTTCAACTATTCTGTTTAAACACACAAGCTGATATTATTCATGATATCCTCatatttaatgggcttcccttgtggcttagctggtaaaaaatccacctgcaatgtgggagacctaggttcagtccctgggttgggaagatcccctggagacaggaaaggctacccattccagtattctggcctagagaattctatggactgtatagtccatgggtctcaaagagttggacatgactgagtgattttcactttcatatttaatAATTAGCTATAGTATCTGAGAAAAATCTATTTtcgtaagttaaaaataaatttagctcATACTGTACATAGTAAATTCCAAAATCTGTTCTAAGCACACTTTGTGCTAATCATTTACTCCTTGCTTTAATCTTCTGAATTACATTCTTATAAaccttttacagatgaaagaacTGATGTACATCTATCAGTTTAACACCCGAAGACAGACCACTGGTTCAAGCATTCTGTCAAAAGAGATTACACTCTTAACCACTATGCAATGTTTTTCTATCCAGGTGAAATGGTCCCTACTGGGAATAATTGTCAATATTCTGTGCAACAAAAGATGTTGACCACAGGTCCTGTTAGTGACTTGAGTGTACAAAGAATGAATTCTTTACTATTTAAGTCCATTGTGTAGTATTAAGTTGGGTAAGTTATATAAACATATTAGGGACTGATTGAAATCGTAACATATTTGTCAACTAATGGTTTGATTGGAAGAAATTTCTCTTCCTTATGATTAAATCATTTTGGTTTTGCTATAAGTCACCATAGTTATCCTAGCTTATATTGTGACACAGAAAGCTATTACCTTCCTTATCAGAAGCCTAAACTGCAGACAACTGTAGTTTTGGCTCATATATACATTTTAGGTAATAAAGGTAATTAAAGTTTGCCTAAAGGCATactaattaataaaaacaaaactgtggTTAGTATGAATTGATAAAACATATATTCAGAAATCAACCTGAGAAAATGAACtgagtgtttttatatttttgtactaTTTATTTAGTTATATCACATTTGGGGATATGatgtaaaataatattgaaataacTGATATTAaactatatagaaaataataaaaaattttggtgaaatatattaaatacattcCAAGTGGCACTTTTTGATACCATTCTGATTTGgttttattatgtttataaagataattttttaaaagtaaaatatacagCACCAAATATTGCTGCTAtaaggcatcagttcagttcagttgtgtccaactctttgtgactccataggcTGCAGATCACCAGGTTCtttgtccatcacgaactcctggagcttgctcaaattcatgttcatagaggcagtgatgacatccagccatctcatcctctgttgtccccttcttctcctgtcttcaatctttcccagcttcagggtattttccaaatgagtcagttcttcacatcaggtggctaaagtattggagtttcaactacagcatcagtccttccaataaatattcaggaccgatttcctttaggatggactggttggatcttctttcagtccgagggactctcaagagtcttcaacaccatagttgaaaagcatcaattctttggtgctcagctttctttatagttcaactctcacatccatacatgactatcggaaaaactttaactagacggacctttgttttgACTAGacagtttgttggcaaagtatgtctctgttttttaatatgctgtctaggttggtcatagcatttcttccaaggagcaagcatcttttaatttcatggctgcagtcaccatctgcagtgatttttgagcccccacccaccccccaaataaaatctctcactgtttccactgtttccccatctctttgcaatcaagtgatgagaccagattcgatgatcttgtttttctgaatgttgagttttaagccaactttttcactctcctctttcactttcatcaagaggctctttggttcttctttgctttctgccataaggatggtgtcatctgcatatctgacgttatagatatttctcccagcagtcttgattccagcttgtgcttcatccaacctggcattttgcataatgtactctgcacataagttaaataagcagggtgacaatatatagcattgacatactcctttccctatttggaaccagtctgttgttccatgtcccgttctaactcttgcttcttgacctgaatatgcatttctcaggaggcaggtcaggtgttctggtattcccatctattgaagaattttccaaagtttgtcatAAGTAAGTCATAGAAAACCCCAGAAAATATAGTTGGAGACTAGGGCTGAGTTATTCATCACTGTAGCCATGACTTCGAGGATCATGTTCTACAAATTTGGACTGGAATTTAGATGTTttagttttcagaaatttttttgtTTAGGAAAAAGAGACCAATCACCTGGTCACGAATCTGCTTTGTCTTGATACCATATACCAAGGGATTGACTGTGGGGGGCACCAGAAGGTACAAACTTGCAAAAATGATATGGACACTTGGAGGCACCTTCTTGCCAATGCGGTGAGTTAGAAAGCTAAAGAGGGCAGGTGTGTAGGAGACAAGGATGGTGCACACATGGGCGGCACAGGTGCCCAGTGCTTTTGAGCGGGCATGCTGAGAGGAGAGCTGGAAGAccgcctgaaggattttgagatagGATGTGGCTATAAGCCCGAGGTCCAATATCATCACTGAAAGGGCCACAGAGATTCCATATGTTCTGTTAACATGGGTGTTTGCACTAGCCAATTTCACCACAGCCATGTGCTCACAATAGGCATGATTGATGACATATTCGGTATAATATGGTAGTCTTCTGATGAGAAAGGGACCTGGCAAAACCATGAAGATAGCTCGGAGCACACTAGCTAGACCCATTTTAATGACCATTGTTGTTGTCAAGAGGGTTGTATAATGTAGTGGGATGCAAATAGCTACATAACGGTCAAAGGCCATGGCAACTAAGAGGGCTGACTCAATTATGCAAAATGTGTGGATGAAATACAACTGTGCTAAGCAGATATCAAAGTCAATCCAATGTGCATCCAACCAAAAGATGTCAAGCATCTTGGGGGCTGTGGAAGAGGCAAGGGCCATGTCATTCATTGCCAGCAtgcaaaggaagaaatacatagGCTGGTGGAGGCTTGGCTCTAGTTTGATGGTAATGATGATTATGCTGTTCCCCAGCATGGTCAGGGAAAACAGGAGGCAGACAGGAATACCTATCCAGCAGTGAAAATCTTGCAAGCCAGGAATACCAACCAAGAAGAAAGATGAAATGTAGTGATGAGTAGCATTGTCTGCCATGTTAAAACTGGACAGTTCCCATGCTCAGATAAAAATAGGCAAGTGACTCTCCCTATGAGAAAAAAGCAGGATGAGAAGATTAATTCTTCCATGGTCCTGTATATGAAAATTTTAGATTCTTAATGATCTTTCTGAGGAGCTGATTTTCCCAAAACTTCTGTTATTCTATGGATAGGTAAATCACTTTGCCATATTAAATTTCAATATTTCATCTGCAATTAAGAAGACTGcattgttatttaaaatttttctcctgactttcagttttattgtattccattctttcatttttattatctaaTAAGTAAGCAGGTCATGATAAAATTTCTGCTTCTGTGTGTCTAGTTTGTGTGACATAAACAATCCAAAGAACCATCTTCTGGGTTGTATGAGAGAACACAAAGCACTACTCTTAGGGAATTTTTGATCAAGTGTGAAAATGCGTATAGAAATACACAGAGATACATTCATGCACACAATAATTAACAGGTTATACAAAAGGCAGTtggtcttcccagatggcttagtggtaaagaatttgcctgccagtgtaggagacataggagacatgtgttcgatccctgggttggcaagatcccctggagaaggaaatggcaatgcactctagtattcttgctgggaaaatctcacagacagaggagcctggagggccacagtccacgcacaaaaagtcagacatgactgagcacacacagagaagacaatTGTAGCTTTAACAGTATACTAGCTCACAGGCAAACcaaaaatcaggaaagaagaaaaagaaatacaaacaatTTAAGTGGAACCAAAATGCTTATGAACACTAAAAATAAACTCCTATCCTCACTCTTGgttaatgcatttttatttcagaaaatatcttaaaagatCTTAAAGATAATCAGAAGATGTAAGTACATCAGAAGCACATCCTAAAAGTGTGGAAAGGAATGCCTGCTGAAAACAGTAGAACGATGCAAATAggccattaaaattttaaatgcatattctCTAAATACAAGTTTTTGCCATGGCTATACTTACACAACTTGGTCTTTTCATGTAACTGAAAAATAAGTACTTATGTCACTACATGTGTTAACCCACACAATTTTTTTCAGCCTGTACTATGTTTTCGGTCATAATGATGAACCGGCTTTTCTGAACCATAAAGAATAGGTAATTTTGTTCAACATCCCATGAAAGTTATGATATGTAATTAAAAGATTTACATGTAAAGTTGTTGAGCATTTTAAGAGATGACAATGACAGTTGCAAATGATACCTCCCACattctccaatttttttctttgttgaaaattTTGCTTCTTTACCCTTTCAGATAATTAAAACACTGCTGTAAATGAACACAGAATAATATAAGCTTGGCTGGAGTTCTACCCACCTACTCTTGCTGGCTCCTACTCTTGCCTCTGGCTTTGGTACCCATCCTGTCTTAATGGCAGTGAAAAAGGAAGCAGCTACAATTCAGTTTTCAAGGCCTCATTGTCACAAGTATCTTCCTATGATTCTTGCTCTGACCTTGTGCTTTTCTTGTGATAACTGTCTTCTAACCTTCCTTGGACAGAGTTTCCTTCTAGTATCATAATTCTAGGATGTGCTTCTCATTCTTCATAagacacacttttaaaaaatcctaattGATAATATATCTAGAATCTTGCTCCTGCATGCCACTGGTATGAAAgctcattaaatattaataaatactcCTATTGAAAATACTCttctgtttgaattttaaaatactacgTGTGTAGATAAAAACTTTCTGAATATAATATGTGCATTAAAATATACGTGTCTGGACATATGCCCAGTATTTGGGGTGTTTTCTTGCAAGAATATAAGAATTCAAATTTAGTCATTAAAAGTATTTAGAAGACTTTAGATATCAAACCTTACCTAAAGTATAGGAACCTAGACTTAGTGAATTACTACAACAGAAATGAGTCCTATAAACTTAGACAGAGGTAAGGACTTGAGGCGAGAAGCTAGGAGTACTGAGTATATAAATAATgagatttaaatttaataagAAGAGCAACTGATACCTTTCTAGGTTTTTTTCATGCTTCAGAATTTTTTCTGCTTTTGGAAGACCCCAAAACTCAAATGACTGTTTGACAGAGGAATAGATGTACAACAAGCTAGACAATACACATAGAAatataaacatgatttttttccaagaaaatttcttaggattaaaaaaaaaaaacttaattgcTTGTGATATTAGCAAATACATCTTTAGCTGTCAATGAATTTACTTATAAGATAATACAAAGAGAAAGATGTTAAGTAGCTTTGACTGAAAGGGACCAGGCTACCTTCAGGGAATTGCAgatattcagttttattttaggCCTATTTTGAATGAAATCGATTAGGTTGTTCATTACTTTATATTCAGCAGACAGATTTACAACCTCCTGTTGTATGTGCTTCTGAAACGTATGGATACAATATTCCTTCTGCCTCCAGACTTTGGCATTGCATTAGGGTCAGTTAGCAGAGAGTCCCTTACTTGGAATTTTGCCCCTTCATGGTGCTGGAACAAATGTTGCTTTGCGTACTACTTATTACAAATTAAATCCAGCTATTTATATAATGTCTTATATAATGCTCTTCAAGATATCCCAAACAATATTTCACATTTCCCCAGAAAGCTCCACTATCCATTTAAGTGTATCTCATATGCTGGCAAGAGCATGCACACAGTCATTTAGGTAAAAAAATCTCAGTTACCTTCGCTCCTTGACCTTGCAACTTTAATAGTGAAATCAAGCCACCGTTAAATATTGCTGACTTGAATTATTTACTATCCATTAAATATAGCATATCTCATTCATCTCCATCTCCTTCAGTTATGATATTCAGTGTTGCCCACATTTTATGGcagtttatagttttctttataaagTCAATTTTGCATTATCAGCTATCCTTCAAAAGTAAAATATGATTTAGCTTACTTAAAATCTTACCATTAAATGCATCCtcttactaaaaaaaataaaaataaaaaacaaaattctatgttaaaaacttaaatatattttatccttttccaATCTCTTTCTAGCCTTCCATCTTGCCCTGCCTTCCTTCAGTGTATTCTAAGACTTCTAGCAGAGCTGGGATCATACTAcctgtttttacttttctatgCTTTTAGACCTTTTTTAGCTTTGGACTTGATTCTACTTTCCCTTATCTACTTGATAAACTTCTACTTATCTCTTTAACCCCTGATAAACATTATCCAAATATCTTTGCTGTCCATTTCGAACAATTAAAGACTCATCTTTGCAATAAGCATATATCTTTTATACACATTAATGCGGACAGATATCACATCCTTTGGAAACTATTTATTTACTTGCTTTAAGTACTCTACTATCATATaaaacatgaaatgaaaaaaaaaaaaacatatcttAAAGACTTTATGTCTCCACTATTCTACTCACTTTATATTGTGGAAGCAACTAAACTGTCAGTGATTTTATGTTAACTGAGACATCTTTTATGCCTGATAATATCAcattgtgctgtgtttagtcactcagctgggtctgactctttgtgacccgtggactgtagcccaccaggctcctctgtccatgggtattcttTAGGCAATAAAACTG
This genomic interval carries:
- the LOC136175824 gene encoding olfactory receptor 52P1-like: MADNATHHYISSFFLVGIPGLQDFHCWIGIPVCLLFSLTMLGNSIIIITIKLEPSLHQPMYFFLCMLAMNDMALASSTAPKMLDIFWLDAHWIDFDICLAQLYFIHTFCIIESALLVAMAFDRYVAICIPLHYTTLLTTTMVIKMGLASVLRAIFMVLPGPFLIRRLPYYTEYVINHAYCEHMAVVKLASANTHVNRTYGISVALSVMILDLGLIATSYLKILQAVFQLSSQHARSKALGTCAAHVCTILVSYTPALFSFLTHRIGKKVPPSVHIIFASLYLLVPPTVNPLVYGIKTKQIRDQVIGLFFLNKKISEN